The proteins below come from a single Panicum hallii strain FIL2 chromosome 7, PHallii_v3.1, whole genome shotgun sequence genomic window:
- the LOC112901105 gene encoding uncharacterized protein LOC112901105: protein MDRKVCLTLLALLGVLLAPASPVVAGGMKAAFAGSPGSSWSGDAAALGRLMSTRLEDGVAPELALDLEVHRRILATNIGPRVFNPNRPACPGTGSCAGRGNPYTPSRGCLKIYQCRS, encoded by the coding sequence ATGGACAGGAAGGTGTGCCTCACTCTACTCGCGCTCCTCGGCGTCCTGCTCGCGCCGGCAAGCCCCGTCGTGGCCGGCGGGATGAAGGCCGCGTTCGCCGGCAGCCCCGGGTCTTCTTGGTCCGGAGacgcggcggcgctagggcggcTGATGTCCACAAGGCTGGAGGACGGCGTCGCGCCGGAGCTCGCGCTGGACCTGGAGGTGCACCGCCGCATCCTCGCCACCAACATTGGCCCGCGTGTGTTCAATCCCAACAGGCCCGCCTGCCCGGGAACGGGATCGTGCGCTGGGCGAGGAAATCCATACACACCCAGCCGGGGATGCCTGAAGATTTACCAGTGCCGCAGCTGA
- the LOC112901316 gene encoding quinone-oxidoreductase QR1, chloroplastic-like, with amino-acid sequence MASGGSPATTMRAVQYSGYGGGSAALKYVQVPVPSLKKDEVLVKVKAASINQGDMWIQKGFFRPFLPKFPFIPGTDVAGEIVEVGSAVREFKPGDTVVSKLNFWKAGGLAEYVAASEGNTVALPTGVSAADAAGFPMAGLTALQGVKTIGTKFDGRDTGANILITAASSGVGTYAVQLAKLGNHHVTATCGARNLELVSSLGADEVLDYMTPEGAALMNSLGKKYDYVINIAKASRWSVLKTTLSGQGRVVDVAPNLGNIVASFTTLFARRKLSLLNQSLGKEDLRFLLELMEEGKLRTVVDSRHPFEKAAEAWEKVFSCHATGKVIVDM; translated from the exons ATGGCATCCGGTGGGAGCCCAGCCACCACCATGCGCGCTGTCCAGTACAGCGGCTACGGTGGCGGAAGTGCGGCGCTCAAG TATGTGCAAGTTCCTGTTCCTTCACTGAAGAAAGATGAAGTACTTGTCAAAGTTAAAGCAGCAAGCATAAACCAAGGTGATATGTGGATTCAGAAAGGGTTCTTCCGTCCCTTTCTCCCCAAATTTCCGTTTATTCCAG GAACTGACGTCGCTGGGGAGATTGTTGAGGTTGGTTCTGCAGTGCGTGAGTTCAAGCCTGGCGACACTGTTGTGTCCAAACTAAACTTCTGG AAAGCCGGCGGCCTTGCTGAATACGTAGCGGCATCCGAGGGCAATACGGTGGCCTTACCCACTGGAGTATCTGCCGCTGACGCTGCAGGCTTCCCCATGGCTGGCCTCACTGCTCTCCAAGGCGTCAAGACCATCGGCACCAAGTTCGACGGCAGGGACACCGGCGCCAACATCCTGATCACCGCGGCCTCCAGCGGCGTCGGCACGTACGCCGTCCAGCTCGCCAAGCTCGGGAACCACCACGTCACGGCCACCTGCGGCGCTCGCAACCTGGAGCTCGTGAGCAGCCTCGGCGCTGATGAGGTCCTCGACTACATGACCCCGGAAGGAGCGGCACTAATGAACTCGTTGGGGAAGAAGTACGACTACGTCATCAACATCGCGAAGGCCAGCAGGTGGTCCGTGTTGAAGACGACCCTGAGTGGCCAAGGCAGGGTCGTCGACGTTGCTCCCAACCTGGGCAACATCGTCGCGTCCTTTACGACATTGTTCGCCAGGAGGAAGCTGTCGTTGCTGAATCAGTCCCTGGGGAAGGAGGACCTGAGGTTCTTGCTGGAGCTAATGGAGGAAGGCAAGCTCAGGACAGTTGTCGACTCGCGGCATCCATTCGAGAAGGCGGCAGAGGCTTGGGAGAAGGTCTTTAGCTGCCATGCGACTGGGAAGGTCATCGTCGATATGTGA